In Coffea eugenioides isolate CCC68of chromosome 4, Ceug_1.0, whole genome shotgun sequence, the genomic stretch TTAACATTGATTCGGACTAAAACCAATCACCTTATTGGTAAGGTCGTAAGTGACCCGCATCCCTTGCTGCTGTATGTTCCCAATTATTGACACCAGTTCCGAAGTGCCGGTAAAAGCCAAACAGTGCTTGCCACTGGTATCaacctatgttttcagaaccggaccgaaTATCGACTCGATCGAGTTCaagggtcaggggtcaatgggttcaacCGGATTCGATAGGGgttgaaccggatgacgtcataaataaaatttatttaaaaattaaaatattatatgtaaaatacttaataacatgttaatattaataaaggtatattcatatatatttgatatttcaaatatatttaataagaaaatacaaataaattagagcaatcaagtagcaatttatattatataataagcattaacaagtttagaattaaattatggacttaattgaaaaataacaccaaactttaagacaacatttataaagtatgaaatatttgagatatgttaataatttttaacaacttaAGGATCAAAACatcatattaaaaaatattttgacctttcaaaaaaagtaaaaagaaaaaaaaaagagaccgAGTTCATTTTTCCGGCCAAACCCGGGTTTTGATCTGATTTGAccgaatttttgatttttcgaTTTTTAGGATTAACTCGGACCAGCCAACTGGTCGGCTCCCGGTTCGACCGGCGATCCgatccgagtttaaaaacagagGTATCAACACAAATCAAATAATTTGCAGGCCTCAGCGACAGCGTTTTGCCCCCATGGAATTCAAGCGACATCGTTGGATAGCCATCTGTGGGCTCAGATGATAGATCATAGCAAGTGTCAAATTTAACTGGACCATAGTCGAACCCGCTCACGGGAGGCAAGGCTCGAGCGTACTTAACAAACGTATCGCGGACCGAGTTATAAACCTGAGTTGGAGTTATCGTGGTGCCCGAGTCAACTACGATTCCCCGCGTCCATCTTCGCCTATTTAGTAATCTCATGCTGGGATGGATACTTTTTCTCCATTAATAGTGACCCCGTGAGTTCCACGTAATAATATAGACAACGAGAATCCGTACgcatacccaaaaaaaaaaaaaatacagtaCTAGTCTACTCTACTAGCTGCTTAAATGGATGGATTATGGTTTTCCATTATCCATTTAAACCCtatccatttatatccatttttAAATGATTGTAATTGGATTGGATTAAATTTATCCATTATCCATTAAACAAAAACCATTTAtcaaccatttatttattttgctaCTTCTATTCTGAACATTATCAATCCCATCACAGTACAGGAACTCAAAATACTTCAAGTGAGATAAACTTGAAACTGAGAGAAGTGTGTCCATCCATATACAAAATGACACTTTCACATACTCAATCACGGGGCACCCAGAGAGAATTTGGTGAAATAAAAACTTGTCGGTGAAACAAGAATGAGATAAAGAAAGCTTCTGTAGATGTGGAAGTTTGATATCCAATCCACTCTCAAATCTACAGCCACATAAGCTTAAAACTTTTAGCGAGCTAGCGAGCAAAATCGATTGCGGAACGCTATAAAAATATCTATCTGAGCCCGACAAACTATCAATACAAACAGCAAGTTCTGGAGCAGTCCTGTCTACTGCTATACCAATCCATTGGTCCATATTAGGCATCAACAACTCCATATCAGGGAAGTCAATATACAATTGAAATCTTTGTACGCCAAAATCTAGTTGCAAGCGCCGACAGATGGAATTTCCAGCAAGAATCAAGAAATCATGTTTTCGCTTTTTTATATGAACGTCACCAACAACTTGCTCTCGTTCTGTGACTGAATTATCATAGAAAAAGTGGAATACAAGACAAGGATAAGTGGACCAGGTGCGATTCCAAGTCTTTGACAATATTGCAGTAGAGGTAAAATCTCTGGCATGCAGACAAGATAAAATGTGATGAATCACGAAATCAGGCAGCCGCGAGATGAAGTCCAAAGGGGCAATCTCCAAACCAGACCTCTCCTGCTCACAGTCCTCTATTATTAACCAACAAAAGCGGTCATTGACCAGTTAGAACTCAAATTTCATCATTCACTCATTTACAAACTAATTCCAACTCAAATATGCTTGATAATCAAAACAGAACCAATTAGAACTCAAACGTTCATCATTCATTCATAATTATACACTAATATGAACTGAAACGTGCTGGATTATCAAAGTTATGCGCTAATTTGAAACTCAAACAGTTCCTTATTTATTGACGATCATACGCAAATTCGAACTCCAACGTGCTGATTCACTACAATTATATGCTAATCAAAATCAAAAGTCTTCATCCATTCAtgattataaaataataattagtGTATAAAAAGCCCTGgagcaataataattactaaaaagtcctaattaccatcacaattaattatagaacaaatccaagtactggagcagggatcttaggtgtgcaatgggttacttgattcaccctgttcacGAAGaatttgcttgatccgatataccaggtTTGTCTATACAAATATTAACtttgcgtacaatggcaagtagggtcgattccactgGGAGcgggtaggaaattatttcttttcaagtcaatagaataaaattgggggatttttaatgggaggcaaataaaaaaaataagaataaaaataaagcaaactaaattcaaaactaaTTCACAAAGCACAAGTTACTAAAagtagcaattaataaaattctatccaaaggatcaactgcttaGGTACGGTCCAactaaatgatcatcgatgcaaagatatttcgtccattcatcactaggttggttatagctatcaacaagctctgataaccagttcttccttactttttcgacagtcaaggtacgtttccctaaccagataacaaccctaggtacgaccgtaggaatttaattatccaattgcattaacgctagaagaacccaaccttaactaataaacacgctaagagggtttatttaagttaGATCTTACGTTTTCCCAatataaagccaattatggtggttgtcactaggtatcaactaaacgaacaattacggattcaatttagttaatgtgacagtagtctattaaattaaatcaaatacccgacCGTTGatatttaattaataaattacccaaaaacaattaattcaggaaacgcacgaatagcaacaaattggaagaaataatgaagattcgattagatctcacagatattatggaccgcgcttTCGCGTCAActtttgggtagaggagaaaattagccgctcctcatcgtgtcaatcccgcgtgatttaattgaattcattcaattatttGCCGAAGAATTGGGGAAAGGGAATTAATTGCAGTAACGACAGAGAAGGCCCTACCTTCGCTTTTGTTTTGGAGCCGCGAGTGCAAGAACAAAAACTAATGGAAATTGTTTAGAGCCAAAGTCGAGCGAAAGGAGTCTCGTTCATACAAAGCCCAAAAAGCACTAGAGAAATCTTCCTCTTCTGACCGATGGGCAAAGGGAAATTGACGCTTAGCTAATTGATTAGACGTCAATCTCACTTTTTTCCTAATTGCGGCTAAAGAGAAAAAGACCAAAAGCGTCTGACAGATCTTGCAGAAAGTAAACTAAAGCTAAGGTATTGATTCCCCCTGAATCTGGctttttctattcttttatAGCCGCCGTAGGAGAAAAGCATTAGGAACAAGGCTTTTTGTCCAAGGGCTCTGATCTTATGCATCTGGTCCACGTAGACCGGTTTTCTTAATTGGGTCTCCTGCTATTGGTCCCGCGGATTCGGCTTTTCGGCAACATCTATCTTTTCTGGCGTGGCCACGCCCTGAGATGAagggtcttctggaaatttgcctCAAGAGATTACTTTTAACGCCAATCACCTATAATtcatacaaatatgaaatatgaacaaaacctcaatacttagcacagtaagtagccaaaattaggacaaaataacagtgcaaaatgtgccaaataaccGCTCTATCATAAAGTAATCAGACTAAATAGTGCAGGATTATGACAATTAAGCAACTGAAGCATTTACAGAAAGAAAGTTTACAAAGAGTACCTGACTCCATGAAGGGCAAGCCGGCAAAGACTTTGAAAAGGCGAACCAGATTATATCAGTAAATGTTAAAAAGTTACCGAGGAAATCAATTTAAATTACGCAGGCCAGAAGAAGACTGCAAATTCCAGCTGACTTTGTGAATTAAAATGTTGAGCAGAAAATAAAGCATGATCATAAGGATAAACAAAAGTACCTGAAAATAATTAATAGCCTCTGTAATTTAGCCCCAATTCCCGGAACATGTAGACGACGGGGGCGAGTGAGAGAATAGAGATACTGGACCACAAGCACGTGCAATCGTTCCTGGCAATTATGTGCATTTTGCACAGCGCGTAATTTTATTTGTAGATGGTGTAACTTACTTTCAACAACGTGtaactttaaaacaaaattttttgggTCCCACACATGTTGTTAAATTCGagatacaagataaaatctggACCGTAcaatttttttggccaaatcttggCTGTGAACAGCTCAGGAGTGGTCCATCTGATGACCGCTCCTGCCCCTCATCCAGAGATACTAGATAGCGTGAAACTGTGAATATACGCAGTTAGGTAGTAGACTATTAGTTTCTTCCATtagtttttcttgataaaatATTTGTGACTCCGTTTGAATTAactgtttttgaaatatttttgaaatattttaatgTAACAgcgtatatgaaaaacttttattgtAAATTTTTTTGTGATGTTTTTGAAGAAAgttttgaaatatattttggggtaccttttaaaattaaaatattttaaagatATTTCTGAAAAATTAATACTATCACCCACAACCACAAATAACCACCAATACCACCTCCACCACCCCCTCCTTCATCCTTTCTCTtcctcctctctcttccctTTCCCTCCCTCCGTCCCCCTCAATCTGGCCACAACCAAAGGCTGCAATCTGGTCGCAGCCAGAAAGTTGCTAGGCAGCG encodes the following:
- the LOC113768001 gene encoding F-box/FBD/LRR-repeat protein At1g13570-like, whose amino-acid sequence is MESEDCEQERSGLEIAPLDFISRLPDFVIHHILSCLHARDFTSTAILSKTWNRTWSTYPCLVFHFFYDNSVTEREQVVGDVHIKKRKHDFLILAGNSICRRLQLDFGVQRFQLYIDFPDMELLMPNMDQWIGIAVDRTAPELAVCIDSLSGSDRYFYSVPQSILLASSLKVLSLCGCRFESGLDIKLPHLQKLSLSHSCFTDKFLFHQILSGCPVIEYVKVSFCIWMDTLLSVSSLSHLKYFEFLYCDGIDNVQNRSSKINKWLINGFCLMDNG